A stretch of DNA from Peromyscus eremicus chromosome 18, PerEre_H2_v1, whole genome shotgun sequence:
AGAGCTACGTCACCTTCCATGTAGACGTGAGCAGCTGGGAAATGCTTTCCTCATTAAGGAGTTCTGACCGTAATATACATTTGGAGAAAaccattttatcacagtgactaTCATGTGCTTCTGAGGTTGTGAGGTGCAGACGGACCGTACCTGTTGATAGGACGTTGTGTAAACCATAACGTTCTGTTGTTGACCGTCTGCAGTGATTAAGCCAGCGGGTAACTGGTTAGctaaaggaaggagaaaacagtgaAAGGGGAAGACTCTTACTCTCGGCCTCAATCTTAGTTCAACGCTGTTAATGTCCCACTACAGTTCTCCCATGTATGCAGCATATAATCCTATGAAAAGTCATAAACTtcgtattttctttttaaaaagtcctctAAGAATAAAAGTCACATTTTTTCCCTACTGTGCCTTCCAATCCACGGCCTCACATCTCTACACTGTACTCAGCAACAGTTTCCGAGTCCTGCTCAGACCTAGCCTGACCACTGGGCGTGGCCGGAGCCACACAGGACTGAGCATCGTGAGTCTCGTAGATGAAGTTTCTCGTGTTAACATTTAAATCATACAATTTTATGTCATAAGCTGTAATTCTCAATATTCCTCTCAGAAGTCTTCACTCAAACGCGAAACGAGGAGAATGATTGTAATTATTACTGTAAGGTCGAGGTGTCTGTCTTCCCAGTTCAAATCTCCACACATCACTCACCGACTTCACCAAGGTCATTTAGAGCAGGTCCCCGACACGGCTTAGCACCAAGCCTCAGCGGCCCACGCCCCAGCAACCGCGTGTCAAGTACTTACTAAATGCCTCTTCCGTGAGCTCCTCACTTAGCCCATCTGTAGCCGAGACCGCTCCACCAATGCCCTTCTCTCCTTTCATGGCCTAGGGAATGAAGAAGTCCAAACAAGTGCTCACATTCACTGTTTCTAAATGAGAGCGTGATGTCCAAAACAGGAAGCCTCAGTTAGAGAACTATGACATGACGGAGTGTCTTATTAACTCTTTACGGCCTGTTTGTGTGTCGTCATCAGTGTACGGCCAGGTGGCTTAGTGTTTAAAATTCCCAACTACAAATTTGTTTGAACCAGAGACCTCCAAAGTTCCAGCcgctctctgggtctgtggtacTCTTCAGTAGCAAAGTACTGTGGGAAGTATTTAGGAGAGTACTGTGACTTACAGTTTCCCCACTTTTACTCATTCCATGCAAACACCCACCAATTTCAGGGAGGGACTTGAGCCCTGAAGATGCTTTTTCCCAGCAAGcaggaggacccgagttcagagtCCTCATAACCCACTTCAGAGCTGTAACCAGTGCCGGGAAGGCAGACAGAAGGGTCTCCGGGGCTTCTGGCCAGCCGACCAGCCCGTTAGTGGGCTCCTGGTCAAggaggcctgtctcaaaaactaaggtgccAAGGGATGACAGCAGACGTGTataatgtgtgtgcacacgaggGGATGGTCACACCATCCTCTGGTCATCTGAGAAGTCCCACACTGACCACAGCTCCTCACTTAGTGCAGCAGCTCTGTCCACCATTTAATCTTTTCAATAACTCTATAGTGGAAGTGCTGTAAGTCTCTCTTTACAGATGAGGAACCAAAGCCTAAACTATTTCAATATTCTGCCCCCTGGCAGCATAAACCCAGAAGCCTTGTAATCACTATTCACCTGCTGAAGTTTGTAACAAAACAGGAAAGAAGTAAAGAACTGGTATTTAAAATACTGTAATCTCACACATCTAACACTACTGGAATGTCACGTGATTTGCTGCAAAGCCTCTGAGGTGACATGGTCTAACACCGAGCTGAGGGTGGCTGTCGCTTTCCTCGGCATAGCACCGCGGCCACACCACTTACCTCTCTGAACTTCTGAaggtacagtttcagaggttccacGTAGCTGTCGAAGCCTAGAGTAGACATGGCGAAGAGAATATCCTCCCCGTTAATCGTCTTCCGCTTCTCCTGATGACAGCGTTCGCTTGCCTCAGATGTTATGAAGCTTATGAACTCACTCACACATTCCTGAACACATTCTTTGGCATCTTTTGCAatctgaagaggaaaaaaaagccatAGGTAAATTTGTAGGAAATgcattacctttttttttcttcgattgtttgagacagggtttctctgtgtaacagtcctagctgtcctggaactcgctttgtagaccaggctggcctcgaactcacagagatccgcctgcccttgcttctcaagtgctgggattaaaggtgtgaaaaCAAAACGCTGCCCAGAGCATACCACACTGCACTGACAGACACCTCTGCTACCCAGGGTCTCATGTCTCCAGGCCGGACTCTTTacgtagccaaagatgacctgaACCTCtatttctgcctctacctctcaagtgctgggctacaggcatgcaccaccatgcccagtttgaaAAGCCCAGGGTTTcttgcttgctaggcaagcactccacctcTGGAGCCACGTTCCCAGAGCTGGTGATGCCTAAACTTTAGCCCCTTACATATTAACCGTTGTTGTTGGTAACAGCCAACTCAGAGTCAGAATGAGCAGAAGGAACACataataaaagagagagaacttCTGCATCTGTAGCAGCAGCCAGACGGAGATGGTGGAGAGCCACCGCTGAGTAGCTTACCCCCCCAGGGACGCAGGAAGGCCAACCCGGTACGGCTGCACTGAGCACATCAGGGGCTGAGACTCGGGGAGCGTGTCTGTGACTAGGACATACAAAATAAACGCCACCCCCCTGCCGCCCCAAAAAACCTGAAGTGTTGacccagtgattaagagcactggctgctcttctagaggatgtgggttcaattaccagcacccacatggtggctcacaaccatctgtaactccagttccagggcatctgactccTTTTTCTGGCCACCTCAGGCACCAAGTATGGGcaaggtgcacagacatacatttcagacaaaacactaatacacacaaaataaataaaatgctaaaaataaaattcagaaaaaaaaaaacaattcacaAAAGTCTTAGgaataaaatactgatttttttttcttttttaaactattgGGGCTAGAAAAAGTATGGGTTCTGAGTATTGCCTACAACAGCATATACCCTCCACACCATTATGAAGAAGTCTTCTCTTCAAATTCTGAGGtctgctgggcatggtagtgaaTGCTTTTAATCCTTGAGAGGTAGAagtaggcagaggccagcctgggctacacaacagttccaggccagccatagcTACACAGTAAGGCCCCGTCTCAATACatacgtgcatacacacataaacaggtAAGTAACGGTCGGGGGTCTACTAGTGAAAACGAAATAGGCCTTCCTGAAAAATTACTGTCACTGGGAGCTGGCgggatggttcagcagctaaggGTGCCGGCT
This window harbors:
- the Nfyb gene encoding nuclear transcription factor Y subunit beta, coding for MTMDGDGSTTDASQLGISADYIGGSHYVIQPHDDTEDSMNDHEDTNGSKESFREQDIYLPIANVARIMKNAIPQTGKIAKDAKECVQECVSEFISFITSEASERCHQEKRKTINGEDILFAMSTLGFDSYVEPLKLYLQKFREAMKGEKGIGGAVSATDGLSEELTEEAFTNQLPAGLITADGQQQNVMVYTTSYQQVRSVCTSQPQKHMIVTVIKWFSPNVYYGQNSLMRKAFPSCSRLHGR